Within the Streptomyces vilmorinianum genome, the region TCACAGAGTGGTTGAGACCACTTGTCGGGGCGTGGGTCCGCCCCTAACCTCTCGCGTGTTGTGCAGTACGAAACGACTGTTGCGTATGCTGCAACGCCGATTGGTGGGAGCCCTGAATGAAGCTTTCTGCCCGTATCACCAGAGCTGCTGCCCGAACCGCCGCCGGAGCCGCTGCCCGAACCGCCGCCCCGCTCGCCGCGCTTGTGCTCGCCGGCCTCACCGCCACCGCCTGCGCCCCCCAGACCTCCCAGGGCGGGGCGCCGGCCGACGAGAAGAGCGGCACCCTCCGCGTCTGGCTCTTCCAGGAGGTCGACAACGCCCCCAAGAAGCGGGTGGTCGACGCGGTCGTCGCCGCCTTCGAGCAGCGGCACGAGGGGACCGACGTCGAGGTCGAGTACATCCCCGTCGACACCCGCGCCCAGCGCGTCAAGGCCGCCTTCAACGACCCCGCCTCCGCGCCCGACCTCATCGAGTACGGCAACACCGACACCGCCGGCTACGTGAAGGACGGCGGACTGGCCGACATCAGCGCCGAGTTCGGGGCCTGGGCCGAAGCCGAGGACACCGACCCCGCCGCCAGGGCCTCCGTCACCGTGGACGGCAAGATCTACGGCGCCCCGCTCTTCGTCGGCGTCCGCGCGTTGTACTACCGCACCGACGTCTTCGACGCGCTCGGCCTGACCGCCCCCACGTCCCAGGCGGAGCTGATCGCCACCGCGAAGAAGGTCCACAAGGCCAGGCCCGAGCTCTACGGGATCGCCGTCGGCGGCGCGTACACCTACGGCGCGATGCCGTTCATCTGGGCCCACGGCGGCGAACTCGCGACGCGGGAAGGGAGTTCGTACAAGGCCGCCGTCAACAGCGAGGCCGCGCGCAAGGGGATCGCCGCCTACACCTCGCTCTTCGGCGACGACAACTGCCCGGCCGCCAAGTGCGCGCAGATGGGCGGCAACGCGACCGTGACCGCCTTCGCCTCCGGCAAGGCCGCCATGGCGATCGGGGGCGACTTCAGCCACGCGGCGGTCGAGGCGGGCGCGGTGAAGGGGAAGTACGCGGTCGTGCCGCTGCCCGGCCTGAAGGCCGGCTCGATCGCCCCGGCCTTCGCGGGAGGCAACAACCTCGGCGTGATGAAGAGCAGTTCGCACCGCACGCTCACCGTCGACCTGATGAAGTCCCTCGCGGGCAAGGAGACGCAGAGCGCGTTCTTCGACGCGATGGGCTTTCTGCCGACCTACACCGACGTACGGGCCGAGGCGGCGCGGAAGGAGCCCTTCGTGAAGCCCTTCATCGACACGCTCGGCGCCGGCGCCACGTTCGTCCCCGCGTCCCCGGGCTGGGGGCAGATCGACGCCTCGCTGGTGCTGCCGACGATGTTCCAGGAGATCGTCAGCGGCCGTAAGGACGTGAAGACCGCCGCGGACGACGCCGCGAAGAAGATGGACGCGGCGTTCGCGGCCGCGGGCTGAGCGTCATGGCTCTCGTCACCGCGGAACGTACGAAGAAGGCTCCGGCCCCTGTCCGCCCCCGCCCCCGCCGCCGACCCCGCCGCCCAAGCGCCGGCCGGACCTCCTGGCTCTACCTCCTGCCCGCGCTCGTCGTCCTCGGCGGCCTGCTGGTCTACCCGATCTACCAGCTCGGGCTCATCTCCTTCCTGGAGTACACCCAGGCCCAGGTCAGCGGCGGTGAACCCACCTCCTTCCAGGGCTTCGGCAACTACACCGCCCTCTTCTCCGACCCGCAGTTCTGGCAGGTCCTCCTCGCCACGGTCCTGTTCGCCGCCGCGTGCGTGGTGACCACCCTCGCGGTCGGCTGCGCGCTCGCGGTCCTGCTGACCCGCGTACGGGCCGTGCCCCGCCTCGCGCTCATGCTCGCCGCGCTCGGCGCCTGGGCCACCCCCGCCGTCACCGGCTCCACCGTCTGGGTCCTGCTCTTCGACCCCGACTTCGGCCCCGTCAACCGGCTGCTCGGCCTCGGCGACTTCTCCTGGACGTACGGGCGGTACAGCGCCTTCGCCCTGGTCCTCTTCGAGGTCGTCTGGTGCTCGTTCCCGTTCGTGATGGTCACCGTCTACGCGGGCATCAAGGCCATCCCGTCCGAGGTCCTGGAGGCGGCGGCCCTCGACGGCGCCTCGCAGTGGCGGATCTGGCGCTCGGTCATGGCGCCGATGCTCAGGCCGATCCTGGTCGTCGTCACGATCCAGTCGATCATCTGGGACTTCAAGGTCTTCACCCAGATCTACGTGATGACGAACGGCGGCGGTATCGCCGGCCAGAACCTCGTCCTCAACGTGTACGCCTACCAGAAGGCCTTCGCCTCCTCCCAGTACAGCCTGGGCGCGGCGATCGGCGTCGTCATGCTGCTGATCCTGCTGGCGGTGACCCTGGTCCATCTGCGCCTGCTCCGACGCCAGGGAGAGGACCTGTGACCTCCGTACGGATACGCCGTCCCCGCCGTCCCGGCCGCCTCGCGGCGGAGGCCGCCGTCCTCCTCGTCGCGGCCGTCGTCGCCTTCCCGCTGTACTGGATGGTCCTCTCGGCCTTCAAGCCGGCCGGCGAGATCCAGTCCACGCACCCCCGCCCCTGGACCCTGTCCCCGTCCCTCGACTCCTTCCGGCGCGTCTTCGAACAGCAGGAGTTCGGCCGGTACTTCCTCAACTCGCTGATCGTCGCCGGTACGGTCGTCCTCGCCTCCGCGCTGATCGCGTTCCTCGCGGCGACGGCGGTGACCCGGTTCCGCTTCCGGTTCCGGACGACGCTGCTGGTCATGTTCCTGGTCGCCCAGATGGTGCCGATCGAGGCGCTGACGATCCCGCTCTTCTTCCTGATGCGGGACTTCGGCCAGCTCAACACCCTGGGCTCGCTGATCCTGCCGCACATCGCCTTCTCCCTCCCGTTCGCGATCTGGATGCTGCGCGGGTTCGTGAAGGCGGTCCCGGAGGCGCTGGAGGAACAGGCGGCGATCGACGGCGCGAGCCGCAGCCGGTTCCTGTGGCAGATCCTCTTCCCGCTGGTCTTCCCGGGGCTCGTGGCGACCAGCGTCTTCTCGTTCATCTCGACCTGGAACGACTTTCTCTTCGCGAAGTCGTTCCTCATCAGTGACACCTCGCAGTCCACGCTCCCGATGGCGCTGCTGGTCTTCTTCAAGCCGGACGAGAACGACTGGGGAGGCATCATGGCGGGGTCGACCGTGATGACGATCCCGGTGCTCGTCTTCTTCGTACTCGTACAGCGCCGTCTGGTCTCGGGACTGGGCGGGGCGGTGAAGGACTGACGCGATGACCGACAACGACCTCGTCCCCGCCCCTCTCCTGACGGAGCGCCGGGGCACCGCCTCCGGTCCAGCCCCCGGTCACGTCTCGCTCGACGAGCGGACGACCATCGACGCCGGCCCGGGGACGCAGGGCACCGCCCGCTGGCTGCGTACGGTGCTCGGCGCCGCCACCGGCCTGCCGCTGGCGGACGGCTCCGGCCCGCACCGCATCCTGCTGCGGGTCGGCGACGAAGTGGCGCGCGAGCGGGGGCCGGAGGGCTACCGCCTGTCCACGGACGGTTCCGTCGCGGATGCGGATGCGGATGCGGACGCGGCCGTCGTCATCGAGGGCGGGAGCCCCGCCGGAGTCTTCTGGGGCGCCCAGACGCTCCGCCAGCTCCTCGGGCCCGACGCGTACCGCAAGGCGCCCGTGGCGCGCGGCGAGCGCGCCTGGGACCTGCCCCCGGTCACCGTCACCGACGCGCCCCGCTTCCGGTGGCGCGGCCTCATGCTCGACGTCGCACGGCACTTCATGCCCAAGGACGACGTGCTGCGCCAGCTCGACCTCCTGGCCGCCCACAAGCTCAACGTCTTCCACTTCCACCTCACCGACGACCAGGGCTGGCGCATCGAGATCGAACGCCACCCCCGGCTCACCGAGGTCGGCGCGTGGCGGGCGCGCACCAAGTGGGGGCACCGGGCGTCGCCGCTGTGGAACGAGAGCCCGCACGGCGGGTACTACACGCAGGACGACATCCGCGAGATCGTCGCGTACGCCGCCGAGCGGCACATCACCGTGGTCCCCGAGATCGACATCCCGGGCCACTCCCAGGCCGCCATCGCCGCGTACCCCGAGCTCGGCAACACCGACGTCGTCGACACGGCCTCGCTCACCGTCTGGGACACCTGGGGCATCAACCCCAACGTCCTCGCCCCCACCGACGCCGTCCTCCGCTTCTACGAGGGCGTCTTCGAGGAGGTCCTGGACCTCTTCCCGTCCACCTTCGTGCACGTCGGCGGCGACGAGTGCCTCAAGGACCAGTGGAAGGAGTCCGCGACGGCCCAGGCCCGCATCAAGGAGCTGGGTCTCGCCGACGAGAACGAGCTGCAGTCCTGGTTCATCCGGCACTTCGACCGCTGGCTCGCCGCCCGCGGACGCCGTCTGATCGGCTGGGACGAGATCCTGGAGGGCGGACTCGCGGACGGGGCCGCCGTCTCCTCCTGGCGGGGCTACGGGGGCGGGATCAGCGCCGCCGAGGCCGGCCACGACGTCGTCATGTGCCCCGAGCAGCAGGTCTACCTGGACCACCGTCAGGCGCCCGGCGAGGACGAGCCGATGCCCATCGGATACGTACGGACCCTGGAGGACGTCTACCGCTTCGAGCCCGTACCGCCGGGCCTGAGCCCCGAGGCCGCCGCCCACATCCTGGGCACCCAGGCCAACGTGTGGACCGAGGTCATGGAGAACCGCGCCCGCGTCGACTACCAGGTCTTCCCGCGCCTGGCCGCCTTCGCCGAGGTCGCCTGGTCGGACCTCCCCGCACCCGGGGAGCGCGACTTCGCCGCCTTCGAGCGCCGCATGACCGCCCACTACCGCCGCCTCGACGCCCTCGGCGTCGACTACCGGCCGCCCGCCGGACCGCTGCCCTGGCAGCAGCGCCCCGCCCCAGAAGGAATCGAATGCAGTCTCGGCCGCCCGATCGAGGGGGCGCCCCCGAACGTGTGAGACACCTCGCGTGCCCGTGTCACCCAAGAGCGGCAAAACGGAAGTTACTGTCTCCGGTGGGGCGTCCTGGACGGAACCGTCCTTCGCGGACCCTCGCGTCGGACGGCTCGGAAGATGTGCCAGAGTTGCCACGTCCGGGCTGTGAGCACGTACGGTACGGCCACACAGGCGTGACAGCCGGGGACAGTCGGGGACCGCCGGGGACACCGGGAAGGGGCAGCGGGTTGACCACGCACGCACCACAGACGGCGCAGTCCGTGACGCTGCCCGCCTCGCTCGACGAGGCCGTGGCGGCGCTCACCGCCATGCCGGCCGCCGTGCCCGTCGCGGGCGGCACCGACCTGATGGCCGCCGTCAACAAGGGCCAGCTCAGGCCCGCCGGACTCGTCGGCCTGGGCCGGATCAACGAGATCCGCGGCTGGCAGTACCAGGACGGCCACGCCCTCCTCGGTGCCGGCCTCACGCACGCCCGGATGGGCCGCCCCGACTTCGCGGCCCTCATCCCCGCCCTCGCCGCGGCCGCCCGTGCCGCGGGACCGCCCCAGATCCGCAACGCGGGCACCCTCGGCGGCAACATCGTCACCGCGGCCCCCACGGGCGACTCACTGCCCGTCCTGGCCGCCCTGGAGGCGGACCTGGTCGTCATGGGCCCGGTCGGTACGCGCGAGATCCCCATCTCCCACCTGCTGGCGGGGCGCGACCTGCTGGCGCCGGGCGAGCTGGTCGCGTTCGTCCGCGTACCGCTCCTGCACGCCCCGCAGGTCTTCCTCAAGGCCACCGGCCGCACCGGCCCGGCCCGCGCCACCGCCTCCGTCGCGGTCGTCCTCGACCCGGCCAGGCGCGGGGTGCGCTGCGCGGTCGGCGCGATCGCTCCGATGCCGTTGCGCCCCCTGGAGGCGGAGCACTGGATCGCCTCGCTGGTGGACTGGGACGGGGACCGGGGCCTTGCCCCGGAGGCGCTGACGGCGTTCGGCGAGTACGTGGCCGCCGCCTGTATCCCGGATCCTCCGGGCGACGAGCAGCTGCCGCCGGCCGTACTGCACCTGCGGCGCACGGTCGCCGCGCTGGCCCGTAGGGGACTGGGGAGGGCGCTGTCGTGAGCGACGAGCACCAGGCGGGCGGCTGGGAGCCGATCCCGCAGAACGAGGGCTACGACGGCGATGCCACCGCCTTCGTGCAGCTGCCGCCGGAGTTCATGCTGGACGGCGTCCCGCTGGAGGCGCCGGGCCACGGCTACGTACCGCCGATGATCACGCCGCTGACGCCACTGACGCCCGCGGCGGCGACGGACCCGGCGGCGACGGGGGCGTGGACGGTGCAGCTGCCGACGGAGGCCGAGCCGGTCGAGCAGCCCGTCGAGCAGCCGGTCGAGGCCGTCGAGCCGGATCCGCACGCGACGGGTCAGTGGAACTTCGCGGAGTCGTCGGAGACCGGCCAGTGGAGCATTCCGGTCGCTCAGGACTCTTCGGACGAGTCGGGCGAGTTCACGACCTCGATGCTGGCGCAGTACGCGAGCAGCGCACCGGCGACGCTGCCCGGGGGCGCACCGGCGCCATGGGCGGAGCCGGAGGCCGAGTCGGCGCCTGAGCCGGAGCCCGAGCCTGAGCCCGAGCTTGAACCCGAGCCCGAGCCCGAGCCCGTGGCGGACGAGGCACCGCAACCGGAGCCCGTACCGGAAGAACCGCCTTCCCAGGCCCCCCTGCCCCCGCCGTTGTCCACGGGCAACAGCGCGGACAGCGACGAGCACCCGCACACCTCGTACGTCCTGCGGGTGAACGGCGCCGACCGCCCCGTCACGGACTCGTGGATCGGCGAGTCGCTGCTCTACGTCCTGCGCGAGCGGCTCGGTCTGGCCGGAGCCAAGGACGGCTGCTCCCAGGGCGAGTGCGGCGCGTGCAACGTTCAGGTCGACGGCCGGCTCGTCGCCTCCTGCCTGGTGCCCGCGGCGACGGCCGCCGGCAGTGAGGTGCGGACGATCGAGGGCCTCGCGGCCGACGGCGAACCCTCGGACGTCCAGCGCGCCCTCGCCCGCTGCGGAGCCGTCCAGTGCGGCTTCTGCGTCCCCGGCATGGCCATGACCGTGCACGACCTGCTCGAGGGCAACCACGCCCCGACCGAGCTGGAGACCCGCCAGGCGCTCTGCGGCAACCTGTGCCGCTGCTCCGGCTACCGGGGCGTGCTCGACGCCGTCCGCGAGGTCGTCGCCGAACGCGAGGCGCACGCGGCCGCGTCCGCCGAGCAGGCGGACGAAGCGCGCATCCCGCACCAGATCCCCCACCCGCACGACGGAGGCATGGCGTGAGCAGCGACGCGACCACCGCCACCACCACGGCGCTCGAAAGCCTCGGCTCCGGTCCCCGTCAGGAGCTGCCCCCGCACGGTCTGGGCGCCTCGCTCCCGCCGGCCGACGCGCGGGCCAAGACCGAGGGCACGTTCCCGTACGCCTCCGATCTGTGGGCCGAGGGCCTGCTGTGGGCCGCCATCCTGCGCTCGCCGCACCCGCACGCCCGGATCGTCTCGATCGACACGGCGGCGGCGGCCGACATGCCCGGCGTACGGGCCGTGGTCACGCACGCCGACGTGCCGGGGGAGGCGACGTACGGCAGGACCGTGGCCGATCGTCCGGTCTTCGCGGCCGACCTGGTCCGCCACCACGGCGAGGCGATCGCGGCCGTGGCCGCCGACCACCCGGACACGGCGCGGCTCGCGGCGGCGGCGATCGCCGTCGAGTACGAGATCCTCGAGCCGGTCACGGACCCGGAGAAGGCCTTCGCGGCCGAGGCGCTGCACCCGGACGGGAACCTGATCCGCCACATCCCGCTGCGCTTCGGCGACGCGGAGGCGACGGGCGAGGTCGTCGTCGAGGGGCTGTACCGGATCGGCCGGCAGGACCCGGCCCCGATCGGGGCGGAGGCGGGCCTCGCCGTCCCGCGCCCGGACGGCGGCGTGGAGATCTACACGGCCTCCACCGACCCGCACACGGACCGGGACCTGGCGGCGGCCTGCTTCGGCCTCTCGCCGGACCAGGTCAAGGTCGTCGTCACCGGCGTGCCGGGGGCGACCGGCGACCGTGAGGACCCGGGCTTCCAGATCCCGCTGGGCCTGCTGGCGCTGCGTACCGGCTGCCCGGTCAAGCTCACCGCTACGCGCGAGGAGTCCTTCCTCGGCCACGCCCACCGCCACCCGACGCTGCTGCGCTACCGCCACCACGCGGACGCTGAGGGCCGGCTGGTGAAGGTCGAGGCCCAGATCCTGCTCGACGCCGGCGCCTACGCCGACGCGTCCTCCGAGTCCCTCGCCGCGGCCGTCTCCTTCGCCTGCGGTCCGTACGTCGTCCCGCACGCCTTCATCGAGGGCTGGGCGGTCCGTACGAACAACCCGCCGTCCGGCCATGTGCGGGGCGAGGGCGCGATGCAGGTGTGCGCGGCGTACGAGGCGCAGATGGACAAGCTGGCGGCGAAGCTGGGCGTGGACCCGGCCGAGCTGCGCATGCGCAACGTCCTGGCGACGGGCGACATCCTCCCGACGGGCCAGACGGTGACCTGCCCGGCCCCGGTGGCCGAACTCCTCTCCGCTGTCCGGGACTTCCCGCTTCCTTCCTTGCCGATGGACACCCCTGAGGCGGACTGGCTGCTCCCGGGCGGCCCGGAGGGCGCGGGCGAGCCTGGCGCGGTACGGCGGGGCGTCGGCTACGCGCTCGGCATGGTCCACATGCTCGGCGCGGAGGGCGCGGACGAGGTCTCGACGGCGACGGTACGGGTCCAGGACGGCGTGGCCACGGTCATCTGCTCGGCCGTCGACACGGGTTCGGGCTTCTCGACCCTGGCGCGCCAGATCGTCCAGGAGATCCTGGGCCTTGAGGAGGTCCACGTCGCCTCGGTCGACACGGACCAGCCCCCGGCGGGCCCGGCGACGCACGGCCGCCACACGTGGGTGTCGGGCGGTGCGGTGGAGCGTGCGGCCAAAATGGTCCGGACTCAACTCCTCCAGCCCCTGGCGCACAAGTTCGGGATGTCGACGGAGCTGCTGCAGATCACGGACGGCAAGATCACGTCGTACGACGGCGTCCTGTCGACCACGGTCACGGAGGCCATGGACGGCAAGGAACTCTGGGCCACGGCCCAGTGCCGCCCCCACCCCACCGAGCCCCTGGACGACTCGGGCCAGGGCGACGCCTTCGTGGGCCTCGCCTTCTGCGCGATCCGCGCGGTCGTGGACGTCGACATCGAACTGGGCTCGGTCCGCGTGGTGGAGATGGCGGTCGCCCAGGACGTCGGCCGCGTCCTCAACCCGGCCCAGCTGACCGCCCGCATCGAGGCCGGCATCACCCAGGGCGTCGGCGCGGCCCTCACGGAGAACCTCCGCACGGCCCGCGGCCTGATCCGCCACCCGGACTTCACGGGCTACGCCCTCCCGACGGCCCTGGACGCCCCGGACATTCGCATCGTGAAACTCGTCGAGGAGCGCGACGTGGTGGCCCCCTTCGGCGCGAAGGCGGCGAGCGCGGTCCCGGTGGTCACCTCCCCGGCGGCGGTGGCCTCGGCGGTCCGCGCGGCGACGGGCCGCCCGGTGAACCGCCTGCCGATCAGGCCGCAGGCGGCGGTGGCTTCCGTCAACGCGTAGGCGACTCCTTTCGGCACTGTGTGGCTGAGACGTACCTCTGCACACGAAGAGCAGCGGCCCCGACCGTTAGAGTGACGGGAGGGGCGCCGCGTGTTGAGGGGGACCAATGTCGTTCGAGAACGAGTGGGGCGAACTCAAGAGGACCGCGATGGAACGCGAGCCGTCCTCCATGACGCTCAACCAGCTTCCCGCCGAGGGCGGTGGCGGCAGCGGGAATGCGGATCTCAGCGTCAATCAGGACAAGCTCGGCGCGATCGGCAATGCGGCTTACTCCCTCCACGGCCGGCTCGTGAAGGACGGAAACCACGCTCGGACGACCACGGAGGAAGCCGCCACCGCCATGTCCAGCACCGGCTTTCGTACGGGGGCGGCGATGAAGACGGTGCAGGAGACATGGAGCTCCCAGCTGGGCACACTGCTGGACGCCTGCGCGCACGTCTCCAACCACCTGGACTACAGCGCGGCGCAGCACGCCAGGGATGATCAAGAGATCAGGACCGCTCTCACCACCTCCGCGATCAGCCGGTACTTCACGTAGGACGGGGCGCAGCCGTGCTGACTTTCGACAACGTCTATCGGGCCCCGCTCGCCAGGATGAAGGCCGCGGCCGACGACTGGTCGCAGATGAAGGGAAAGCTGGACAAGCTGGCCGAGGACGCCCGTACGACCATGGCGGCCAAGGCCAAGGACGACTATTGGCGGGGCGTGAACGCCGAGGTCACGAAGCCGTTCGTGGACAGGACCGCGAAGGAGTTCGATGACGCGGCCAAGGCGGCCGGCGGCATCCACAAGATCCTCGAGGACGCGTACAACGCCTTCAAGAAGGCACAGGACGACCTCAGGAAGCTCGTCGAGACCGAAGCTCCCGCACAGGGCCTGGTCGTGATGGTGACCGGCAGGGTCGAGGCTCGGAACCCGGTCACGTCGATCAAGGACCCTGGGCTCCGGCACGATCCCGACTACCCCGATCTGGTGCGCAGGGAACGCGAGGCGATCGCCGCGCTGCAACAGCGGATCGATGCCGTCGTGGAGACCTGCGACGACGCCGATGTGGCCTGCTCCAACGCGCTCAAGGCCAACATCACGGGCGCCGAGCACGACTTCAGCGCCCCGAGGTACGCAAGCCTCGACGCCGAAGAGGCGCAGCGCGCACTCGACTTGGCCAAGAAGGGCCGGGACATCTCCCACGAGGAGCTGGAGAGGCTGAACGAGCTCCTCAAGGACAACAGCTCGTCGAAGGACTTCTCCAGGACGTTCTACAACGGCCTCGGCCCGAAGGGCGCGTTGGAGTTCTTCGGCCAGCTCTCCACCGACACCTACGTCGAAAACACCCTGACGCTGGATAAGCAGCGTCTGGAAGACGTCCAGGCGCTGCAGAGGAACCTGGGCCTCAACCTCGCCACCGCCACGCAGGGCGGCGACCAGTGGACCGAGCACTGGTCGACTGAGATGCGGAAGTTGGGCACCGAGCGCGTTCCGCTCGTCAGGAACGACAGCAGCTCGGCGTTCGGCTATCAGCTGCTCGGCGGCATCATGCGGTACGGAAACTACGATCCCAAGTTCCTGGTGCCCATTGCCGAGCATGTGACCCAGCTGCACGCCAAGGAGCCGCACCTTTTCAAGCCTGACCGGCCCGTGATCGGTGCCTGGGTGCAGAGCCAGTACAACCCGTCCGGTGTCAACGGCTACGGCTTCGACCCGGTGATCCCGATGCTGGAGGCGCTCGGTCACAGCCCGGAGGCCGCTAAGCAGTTCTTCTCCGATGAGCCGACGTCGTACGACAAGGACGGAAGCGCCGGCGGCACGCTCGACCTCGGTAAGGACAAGAACGGTGAGGAGATCGACAACTATCTCGATTTCTTCGCCAACGACAAGTACGAGTCCTT harbors:
- a CDS encoding (2Fe-2S)-binding protein; translation: MSDEHQAGGWEPIPQNEGYDGDATAFVQLPPEFMLDGVPLEAPGHGYVPPMITPLTPLTPAAATDPAATGAWTVQLPTEAEPVEQPVEQPVEAVEPDPHATGQWNFAESSETGQWSIPVAQDSSDESGEFTTSMLAQYASSAPATLPGGAPAPWAEPEAESAPEPEPEPEPELEPEPEPEPVADEAPQPEPVPEEPPSQAPLPPPLSTGNSADSDEHPHTSYVLRVNGADRPVTDSWIGESLLYVLRERLGLAGAKDGCSQGECGACNVQVDGRLVASCLVPAATAAGSEVRTIEGLAADGEPSDVQRALARCGAVQCGFCVPGMAMTVHDLLEGNHAPTELETRQALCGNLCRCSGYRGVLDAVREVVAEREAHAAASAEQADEARIPHQIPHPHDGGMA
- a CDS encoding beta-N-acetylhexosaminidase — encoded protein: MTDNDLVPAPLLTERRGTASGPAPGHVSLDERTTIDAGPGTQGTARWLRTVLGAATGLPLADGSGPHRILLRVGDEVARERGPEGYRLSTDGSVADADADADAAVVIEGGSPAGVFWGAQTLRQLLGPDAYRKAPVARGERAWDLPPVTVTDAPRFRWRGLMLDVARHFMPKDDVLRQLDLLAAHKLNVFHFHLTDDQGWRIEIERHPRLTEVGAWRARTKWGHRASPLWNESPHGGYYTQDDIREIVAYAAERHITVVPEIDIPGHSQAAIAAYPELGNTDVVDTASLTVWDTWGINPNVLAPTDAVLRFYEGVFEEVLDLFPSTFVHVGGDECLKDQWKESATAQARIKELGLADENELQSWFIRHFDRWLAARGRRLIGWDEILEGGLADGAAVSSWRGYGGGISAAEAGHDVVMCPEQQVYLDHRQAPGEDEPMPIGYVRTLEDVYRFEPVPPGLSPEAAAHILGTQANVWTEVMENRARVDYQVFPRLAAFAEVAWSDLPAPGERDFAAFERRMTAHYRRLDALGVDYRPPAGPLPWQQRPAPEGIECSLGRPIEGAPPNV
- a CDS encoding extracellular solute-binding protein, with translation MKLSARITRAAARTAAGAAARTAAPLAALVLAGLTATACAPQTSQGGAPADEKSGTLRVWLFQEVDNAPKKRVVDAVVAAFEQRHEGTDVEVEYIPVDTRAQRVKAAFNDPASAPDLIEYGNTDTAGYVKDGGLADISAEFGAWAEAEDTDPAARASVTVDGKIYGAPLFVGVRALYYRTDVFDALGLTAPTSQAELIATAKKVHKARPELYGIAVGGAYTYGAMPFIWAHGGELATREGSSYKAAVNSEAARKGIAAYTSLFGDDNCPAAKCAQMGGNATVTAFASGKAAMAIGGDFSHAAVEAGAVKGKYAVVPLPGLKAGSIAPAFAGGNNLGVMKSSSHRTLTVDLMKSLAGKETQSAFFDAMGFLPTYTDVRAEAARKEPFVKPFIDTLGAGATFVPASPGWGQIDASLVLPTMFQEIVSGRKDVKTAADDAAKKMDAAFAAAG
- a CDS encoding FAD binding domain-containing protein, which produces MTTHAPQTAQSVTLPASLDEAVAALTAMPAAVPVAGGTDLMAAVNKGQLRPAGLVGLGRINEIRGWQYQDGHALLGAGLTHARMGRPDFAALIPALAAAARAAGPPQIRNAGTLGGNIVTAAPTGDSLPVLAALEADLVVMGPVGTREIPISHLLAGRDLLAPGELVAFVRVPLLHAPQVFLKATGRTGPARATASVAVVLDPARRGVRCAVGAIAPMPLRPLEAEHWIASLVDWDGDRGLAPEALTAFGEYVAAACIPDPPGDEQLPPAVLHLRRTVAALARRGLGRALS
- a CDS encoding DUF6571 family protein yields the protein MLTFDNVYRAPLARMKAAADDWSQMKGKLDKLAEDARTTMAAKAKDDYWRGVNAEVTKPFVDRTAKEFDDAAKAAGGIHKILEDAYNAFKKAQDDLRKLVETEAPAQGLVVMVTGRVEARNPVTSIKDPGLRHDPDYPDLVRREREAIAALQQRIDAVVETCDDADVACSNALKANITGAEHDFSAPRYASLDAEEAQRALDLAKKGRDISHEELERLNELLKDNSSSKDFSRTFYNGLGPKGALEFFGQLSTDTYVENTLTLDKQRLEDVQALQRNLGLNLATATQGGDQWTEHWSTEMRKLGTERVPLVRNDSSSAFGYQLLGGIMRYGNYDPKFLVPIAEHVTQLHAKEPHLFKPDRPVIGAWVQSQYNPSGVNGYGFDPVIPMLEALGHSPEAAKQFFSDEPTSYDKDGSAGGTLDLGKDKNGEEIDNYLDFFANDKYESFHDINGWDRDGERSKGFMPDALGHALEAATLGHAWDDPRPQLNRDATTAGIMSQVVETYGGDAELLKKHQSTMADSLGNMAAGYIDDLNWALTKNNPENVYTPSGNREAHPEFGREQAVDFLSTLGQHPDAYATVSTAERLYTTSVLEAQVGSDGRIREDSAREAVRTGATLQGLLDESRARQVEAEGIKAHEDYEKAQAEKAAWVELGAGTAVAAGVAFLPIAAPAAGVGAVLVPLAVDTGAGVMEQLAGQVIGDWTEKSVDDHKGATEEKIHEDNKALYEAGRCSAESPMERFVMEHRSQVSGNFRQNLIESVDGGYGLGNDHARQTGNAPVTE
- a CDS encoding carbohydrate ABC transporter permease; this encodes MTSVRIRRPRRPGRLAAEAAVLLVAAVVAFPLYWMVLSAFKPAGEIQSTHPRPWTLSPSLDSFRRVFEQQEFGRYFLNSLIVAGTVVLASALIAFLAATAVTRFRFRFRTTLLVMFLVAQMVPIEALTIPLFFLMRDFGQLNTLGSLILPHIAFSLPFAIWMLRGFVKAVPEALEEQAAIDGASRSRFLWQILFPLVFPGLVATSVFSFISTWNDFLFAKSFLISDTSQSTLPMALLVFFKPDENDWGGIMAGSTVMTIPVLVFFVLVQRRLVSGLGGAVKD
- a CDS encoding xanthine dehydrogenase family protein molybdopterin-binding subunit; translated protein: MSSDATTATTTALESLGSGPRQELPPHGLGASLPPADARAKTEGTFPYASDLWAEGLLWAAILRSPHPHARIVSIDTAAAADMPGVRAVVTHADVPGEATYGRTVADRPVFAADLVRHHGEAIAAVAADHPDTARLAAAAIAVEYEILEPVTDPEKAFAAEALHPDGNLIRHIPLRFGDAEATGEVVVEGLYRIGRQDPAPIGAEAGLAVPRPDGGVEIYTASTDPHTDRDLAAACFGLSPDQVKVVVTGVPGATGDREDPGFQIPLGLLALRTGCPVKLTATREESFLGHAHRHPTLLRYRHHADAEGRLVKVEAQILLDAGAYADASSESLAAAVSFACGPYVVPHAFIEGWAVRTNNPPSGHVRGEGAMQVCAAYEAQMDKLAAKLGVDPAELRMRNVLATGDILPTGQTVTCPAPVAELLSAVRDFPLPSLPMDTPEADWLLPGGPEGAGEPGAVRRGVGYALGMVHMLGAEGADEVSTATVRVQDGVATVICSAVDTGSGFSTLARQIVQEILGLEEVHVASVDTDQPPAGPATHGRHTWVSGGAVERAAKMVRTQLLQPLAHKFGMSTELLQITDGKITSYDGVLSTTVTEAMDGKELWATAQCRPHPTEPLDDSGQGDAFVGLAFCAIRAVVDVDIELGSVRVVEMAVAQDVGRVLNPAQLTARIEAGITQGVGAALTENLRTARGLIRHPDFTGYALPTALDAPDIRIVKLVEERDVVAPFGAKAASAVPVVTSPAAVASAVRAATGRPVNRLPIRPQAAVASVNA
- a CDS encoding carbohydrate ABC transporter permease; its protein translation is MALVTAERTKKAPAPVRPRPRRRPRRPSAGRTSWLYLLPALVVLGGLLVYPIYQLGLISFLEYTQAQVSGGEPTSFQGFGNYTALFSDPQFWQVLLATVLFAAACVVTTLAVGCALAVLLTRVRAVPRLALMLAALGAWATPAVTGSTVWVLLFDPDFGPVNRLLGLGDFSWTYGRYSAFALVLFEVVWCSFPFVMVTVYAGIKAIPSEVLEAAALDGASQWRIWRSVMAPMLRPILVVVTIQSIIWDFKVFTQIYVMTNGGGIAGQNLVLNVYAYQKAFASSQYSLGAAIGVVMLLILLAVTLVHLRLLRRQGEDL